A single Parabacteroides timonensis DNA region contains:
- a CDS encoding Fe-S cluster domain-containing protein — protein sequence MILIAVISLGAIGAIGAVFLYAASKKFEVYEDPRIAQVQEALPGANCGGCGYPGCGGFATACVKADSLEGLLCPVGGAETMGKVASILGMEATAAEPMVAVVRCNGTCEARPRTNRYDGVQSCTIASSLYGGETNCTFGCLGFGDCVTVCAFDAIHINPTTGLPEVVEDKCTSCGACVKACPKNIIELRKKGPKSRRIFVSCVNKDKGGVAKKACANACIGCGKCVKECPFEAITLENNVAYIDYRKCRLCRKCVAVCPTGAIHELNFPPRKEATPVVDADKVKPVTPKAAPAPKAEAMPATAPETKTTEETTQK from the coding sequence ATGATTTTAATTGCCGTTATTTCATTAGGAGCCATTGGAGCCATCGGTGCAGTATTCCTCTACGCCGCCTCCAAGAAGTTCGAAGTATACGAAGATCCTCGTATCGCACAAGTTCAGGAAGCACTTCCCGGAGCCAACTGCGGAGGTTGCGGATATCCTGGTTGCGGTGGTTTTGCTACTGCCTGCGTAAAAGCTGATTCATTGGAAGGACTTTTGTGTCCGGTCGGTGGAGCCGAAACAATGGGTAAAGTAGCCTCCATCCTTGGTATGGAAGCTACAGCAGCCGAACCGATGGTAGCCGTTGTCCGTTGCAACGGAACCTGCGAAGCCCGTCCGCGTACCAACCGTTATGATGGCGTACAAAGTTGTACCATTGCATCTTCCCTGTATGGTGGCGAAACAAACTGTACATTTGGTTGCCTGGGCTTTGGTGATTGTGTGACAGTTTGTGCTTTCGATGCGATCCACATCAATCCGACTACCGGACTACCGGAAGTGGTAGAGGACAAATGTACTTCCTGCGGTGCCTGTGTCAAGGCTTGTCCGAAAAACATCATCGAACTGCGCAAGAAAGGTCCGAAATCACGCCGTATTTTCGTAAGCTGTGTGAATAAAGACAAGGGAGGCGTTGCCAAGAAAGCTTGTGCCAATGCATGTATCGGTTGTGGTAAATGTGTGAAAGAATGTCCGTTCGAGGCAATCACACTAGAAAACAATGTGGCTTACATCGACTACCGTAAATGCCGCCTGTGCCGCAAATGTGTAGCCGTATGTCCTACCGGAGCCATTCATGAACTGAACTTCCCGCCCCGTAAAGAAGCTACCCCAGTTGTGGACGCCGACAAAGTAAAGCCTGTAACGCCCAAAGCAGCACCGGCTCCGAAAGCCGAAGCTATGCCAGCAACAGCGCCCGAAACAAAAACAACAGAAGAAACAACTCAAAAATAA
- the rsxC gene encoding electron transport complex subunit RsxC yields the protein MLRTFRIGGIHPPENKLSAGKKITGLAIPKQVIIPLSQHIGAPAQAVVKKGDQVKVGTLLAKAGGFVSANIHSSVSGKVNKIDNALDASGYKRPAIYIDVEGDEWEESIDRSETLVKECPLPSKEIVDKIAAAGIVGLGGATFPTQVKLMPPPGSKAEIIIINAVECEPYLTSDHSLMMEKAEQILVGVTLLMKAVNVTKAVIGIENNKPDAIAHLGKLAAAYKGIEIMPLKVQYPQGGEKQLIDAVIRRQVKSGALPISAGAVVQNVGTAYAVYEAVMKNKPLFERVVTVTGKAVANPSNFLVRMGTPISALIEAAGGIPENTGKVIGGGPMMGKALISPEVPVTKGSSGVLLLTKEESVRKPVYDCIRCAKCVNVCPMGLNPTLLMNATEFTEWDLAEKNYITDCIECGSCSYTCPANRPLLDYIRSGKGKVMGIIRARKS from the coding sequence ATGCTAAGGACATTTCGAATCGGCGGTATACATCCACCCGAAAATAAATTGTCTGCCGGAAAGAAAATCACCGGACTGGCTATACCCAAGCAGGTCATTATACCATTGAGCCAGCATATCGGAGCTCCAGCCCAGGCTGTGGTAAAGAAAGGTGATCAGGTCAAGGTAGGTACGCTCCTGGCGAAAGCCGGAGGTTTTGTATCGGCAAATATCCACTCGTCGGTATCCGGTAAAGTAAACAAAATAGACAATGCTCTCGACGCTAGCGGATACAAACGTCCCGCTATCTATATTGATGTGGAAGGTGACGAATGGGAAGAATCCATCGATCGCAGCGAGACACTCGTAAAAGAATGCCCGCTACCATCCAAAGAGATTGTTGACAAAATTGCTGCCGCCGGCATCGTTGGTCTGGGAGGTGCAACTTTCCCGACACAGGTAAAACTGATGCCTCCTCCCGGAAGCAAAGCAGAAATCATTATCATCAATGCCGTCGAATGCGAGCCTTATCTAACTTCCGACCATTCATTGATGATGGAAAAAGCAGAGCAGATCCTGGTTGGTGTTACACTGCTTATGAAAGCCGTAAACGTTACAAAGGCCGTGATCGGTATCGAAAACAACAAACCCGATGCCATTGCTCATTTAGGAAAACTCGCTGCCGCCTATAAAGGTATCGAGATCATGCCGCTGAAAGTACAATATCCGCAGGGAGGTGAAAAGCAATTGATCGATGCAGTGATCCGCCGACAGGTAAAGAGCGGGGCACTTCCCATCTCCGCCGGGGCAGTTGTACAGAACGTCGGTACGGCTTATGCAGTATATGAAGCGGTGATGAAAAACAAACCATTGTTCGAACGTGTCGTAACCGTCACAGGTAAAGCGGTTGCCAATCCATCCAACTTCCTGGTTCGTATGGGCACACCGATCAGTGCACTGATTGAAGCGGCCGGCGGTATCCCCGAAAACACAGGTAAAGTGATCGGCGGCGGTCCGATGATGGGTAAAGCGCTGATCAGTCCGGAAGTACCGGTAACCAAAGGTAGTTCAGGCGTACTGCTGCTGACTAAGGAAGAATCCGTACGCAAACCGGTGTATGATTGCATCCGCTGTGCCAAATGCGTAAATGTTTGTCCGATGGGCCTCAACCCAACCCTGCTGATGAATGCAACAGAATTCACCGAATGGGATCTGGCAGAAAAGAATTATATAACCGACTGTATCGAGTGCGGTTCTTGTAGTTATACTTGTCCGGCTAACCGTCCGTTACTGGATTATATCCGTTCAGGTAAAGGAAAAGTAATGGGTATTATACGGGCACGAAAGTCATAA
- a CDS encoding RnfABCDGE type electron transport complex subunit D, translated as MENNLIVSPSPHIHGGDSISKNMYGVLIALVPAFLVSLYYFGLGALIVTATSVIACVLFEYLIQKFLMKKEPTVCDGSAILTGVLLAFNLPSNLPVWIILIGALAAIGIGKMSFGGLGNNIFNPALVGRVFLLISFPAQMTTWPEVGQLTAYTDATTGATVLSLMNEGALDKLPTLVDMLLGKMGGSLGEVSALALLLGLCYMLWKKIITWQIPVSILVTVFVFTGIMHLVNPVQYASPFVHLLSGGLMLGAIFMATDYVTSPMSKNGMLVYGVGIGILTTVIRLFGSYPEGMSFAILIMNAFTPLINSYIKPKHFGGK; from the coding sequence ATGGAAAATAATTTAATAGTATCTCCTTCGCCCCATATCCACGGTGGCGACAGCATAAGTAAAAATATGTATGGTGTACTGATTGCCCTTGTTCCGGCTTTCCTGGTATCCCTCTACTATTTCGGACTGGGTGCATTGATCGTTACTGCAACATCAGTTATAGCCTGTGTCCTTTTTGAATATCTGATCCAGAAGTTCCTGATGAAAAAGGAACCGACCGTATGCGACGGTTCAGCCATCCTGACCGGTGTCTTGCTCGCATTCAACTTACCCTCCAACCTACCCGTATGGATCATCCTGATTGGTGCGCTGGCTGCGATCGGTATCGGTAAGATGTCGTTCGGCGGATTAGGAAACAACATCTTCAACCCGGCATTGGTCGGTCGTGTATTTCTGTTGATCTCTTTCCCGGCACAGATGACAACCTGGCCGGAAGTTGGTCAGTTGACAGCTTATACAGACGCAACAACGGGTGCAACCGTCTTGTCATTAATGAACGAAGGTGCTTTAGACAAGTTACCGACACTCGTTGATATGCTACTCGGGAAAATGGGTGGTAGCCTCGGTGAAGTAAGTGCGTTGGCATTGCTTCTGGGACTATGCTATATGTTATGGAAAAAGATCATTACCTGGCAGATTCCTGTTTCCATCCTGGTTACGGTATTTGTATTTACAGGTATTATGCATCTGGTCAATCCGGTTCAATACGCAAGCCCGTTCGTTCACCTGCTGTCGGGAGGTTTGATGTTGGGAGCTATCTTTATGGCAACCGACTATGTGACTTCCCCGATGAGCAAGAACGGAATGTTAGTGTACGGTGTCGGTATCGGTATCCTGACCACAGTAATCCGTTTGTTCGGCTCTTATCCGGAAGGTATGTCGTTTGCTATTCTTATTATGAATGCATTTACCCCGCTGATCAACAGTTATATCAAACCTAAACATTTTGGAGGGAAATAA
- a CDS encoding RnfABCDGE type electron transport complex subunit G — MAKLKSTLPNMLLSLTIICVAAGAILAGVNMYTTGPIAASKAAALEAAIKAVTPEFDNKPSEDAYMAVTGDGDSLKIYPATKGGEFVGAAVESNTKKGFSGEIKVIVGFDKTGKLLNYSVLQHAETPGLGAKMQEWFSADKNKQSVLGRDLTSGPLKVTKDGGDVDAITAATITSRAFLDAVNRAYSAFSGTDGVTGATANTKEGGNDNE, encoded by the coding sequence ATGGCAAAACTAAAATCAACATTACCCAATATGCTTTTGTCGCTTACCATCATTTGTGTGGCGGCCGGAGCGATATTAGCCGGAGTGAACATGTACACCACCGGTCCGATTGCCGCCTCCAAAGCGGCTGCGCTGGAAGCAGCGATCAAAGCTGTTACCCCTGAGTTCGACAACAAACCGTCGGAAGATGCCTATATGGCCGTTACTGGTGATGGCGATTCACTAAAGATCTACCCGGCTACCAAAGGCGGTGAATTCGTAGGTGCTGCCGTTGAAAGTAACACCAAGAAAGGATTCAGCGGCGAGATTAAAGTAATCGTCGGATTCGATAAAACTGGAAAACTGTTAAACTATTCAGTATTGCAGCATGCGGAAACTCCGGGTCTCGGTGCCAAGATGCAGGAATGGTTTAGTGCAGATAAGAACAAACAAAGTGTGCTGGGACGCGACCTGACAAGCGGACCGCTAAAAGTAACTAAAGACGGTGGAGACGTGGACGCTATCACAGCAGCAACCATCACCAGCCGCGCATTCCTGGACGCAGTGAACCGCGCTTACAGCGCATTCTCTGGTACTGACGGAGTAACCGGTGCAACTGCTAACACTAAAGAGGGAGGAAACGACAATGAGTAA
- a CDS encoding RnfABCDGE type electron transport complex subunit E codes for MSNLKILMNGIIKENPTFVLLLGMCPTLGTTSSALNGMSMGLATMFVLICSNMAISAMKNLIPDMVRIPGYIVIIATFVTVVQMCMEAFVPALYASLGLFIPLIVVNCIVLGRAEAFAAKNGVVSSAFDGLGIGLGFTLALTLLGAIRELLGTGKLFGLTLMPEQFGSLIFVLAPGAFIALGYLIAIVNKLRKA; via the coding sequence ATGAGTAATCTGAAAATATTGATGAACGGTATCATCAAAGAGAACCCGACATTTGTTTTACTGCTGGGTATGTGTCCAACTCTTGGTACAACCTCTTCAGCACTGAACGGTATGAGTATGGGACTTGCAACCATGTTTGTATTGATCTGTTCCAACATGGCGATCTCCGCAATGAAGAATCTTATTCCGGATATGGTACGTATCCCCGGATATATCGTTATTATCGCGACATTCGTTACGGTAGTACAAATGTGTATGGAAGCTTTCGTTCCCGCATTGTATGCCAGCCTGGGACTATTCATTCCGTTGATTGTAGTAAACTGTATCGTATTAGGACGTGCAGAAGCTTTCGCCGCTAAAAATGGCGTCGTTTCTTCCGCATTCGACGGACTGGGTATCGGACTCGGTTTCACCCTGGCACTTACACTGCTAGGTGCCATACGTGAATTATTGGGTACAGGAAAATTATTCGGCCTGACTCTTATGCCTGAACAATTCGGTTCGCTGATCTTCGTACTGGCGCCGGGTGCTTTCATCGCACTGGGCTACCTGATTGCTATTGTAAACAAATTGCGTAAAGCCTGA
- the rsxA gene encoding electron transport complex subunit RsxA, which produces MEYILIFIAAVFVNNVVLAQFLGICPFLGVSKKVETAAGMGAAVTFVLTIATIVTFLVQKYVLDKFGLGFMQTISFILIIAALVQMVEIILKKVSPALYQALGVFLPLITTNCCILGVAILVIQKEYNLLESVVYAISTAIGFALALVIFAGIREQLALTHVPEGMKGTPIALITAGLLAMAFMGFSGIV; this is translated from the coding sequence ATGGAATATATACTAATATTTATCGCAGCCGTATTCGTTAATAACGTTGTATTAGCGCAGTTCCTCGGAATCTGTCCTTTCTTGGGCGTTTCCAAGAAGGTGGAAACAGCGGCAGGTATGGGTGCAGCAGTAACATTCGTGCTTACAATTGCAACCATCGTTACCTTCCTGGTCCAGAAATATGTATTAGATAAATTCGGGCTTGGGTTCATGCAGACAATCAGTTTTATCCTGATCATTGCAGCCTTGGTACAGATGGTGGAAATTATTCTCAAAAAAGTTTCACCGGCCCTCTACCAGGCACTCGGCGTGTTCCTCCCGTTGATTACCACCAACTGTTGTATTTTAGGTGTGGCTATACTTGTCATACAAAAAGAATATAATTTATTGGAATCTGTTGTATATGCGATCTCCACAGCTATTGGATTTGCGCTAGCTTTAGTTATCTTTGCAGGGATTAGAGAACAGTTGGCATTGACCCACGTTCCCGAAGGTATGAAAGGTACCCCTATTGCGCTTATTACTGCCGGTTTACTGGCTATGGCGTTTATGGGATTCTCTGGAATCGTATAA
- the galE gene encoding UDP-glucose 4-epimerase GalE encodes MKKKILVAGGTGYIGSHTTVELQNAGYDVVIIDDLSNSNIEVLDGIEKITGIRPEFIKLDLKDKEGTREALKAHPGINGIILFAASKAVGESVQQPLKYYRNNVVTLVNLLELMPEFNIEGIVFSSSCTVYGQPDPENLPVTEDAPIKPATSPYGNTKQINEEIIRDTIHANAPFKSIILRYFNPIGAHPSAEIGELPNGVPQNLIPYLTQTAMGIRKELSVFGDDYDTPDGSCIRDYINVVDLAKAHVIAMDRMLGGKTDANVEYFNLGTGNGVTVLELINTFEKATGVKVPHKIVGRREGDIEKVWANPERANKVLGWTAKETLADTLASAWKWQERLRERGIQ; translated from the coding sequence ATGAAAAAGAAAATCTTAGTAGCAGGTGGAACCGGATATATTGGCTCTCACACTACAGTTGAGTTGCAGAATGCAGGCTACGATGTAGTGATCATCGACGACCTGTCAAATTCCAACATCGAAGTACTGGACGGTATTGAAAAGATCACCGGTATCCGCCCTGAATTCATCAAGCTGGATTTAAAAGATAAAGAAGGAACCCGCGAAGCATTGAAGGCTCACCCGGGTATCAACGGTATCATCCTGTTCGCTGCCAGCAAAGCAGTCGGCGAATCTGTTCAACAACCGTTGAAGTACTACCGCAACAACGTCGTTACGCTGGTCAACCTGTTGGAACTGATGCCTGAATTCAATATCGAAGGTATCGTGTTCTCTTCTTCCTGTACCGTTTACGGACAGCCGGATCCTGAAAACTTGCCTGTAACAGAAGATGCACCGATCAAACCGGCTACTTCTCCTTACGGTAATACAAAACAGATCAACGAAGAAATCATCCGCGATACAATTCACGCAAACGCTCCGTTCAAGAGCATTATCCTGCGTTACTTCAACCCGATCGGTGCTCACCCGAGTGCAGAAATCGGCGAATTACCTAACGGTGTTCCTCAGAACCTGATCCCGTATCTGACTCAGACTGCTATGGGTATCCGTAAGGAACTAAGTGTATTCGGTGACGATTACGATACTCCTGACGGTTCTTGTATCCGCGATTATATCAATGTTGTCGATCTGGCCAAAGCACACGTGATCGCTATGGATCGCATGCTGGGCGGCAAGACAGATGCAAATGTTGAATATTTCAACCTGGGAACCGGAAACGGTGTAACCGTACTGGAACTGATCAACACATTCGAAAAAGCTACCGGCGTAAAAGTTCCTCACAAGATCGTAGGCCGTCGCGAAGGTGATATCGAAAAGGTTTGGGCTAATCCGGAACGTGCTAACAAAGTATTGGGTTGGACTGCAAAAGAAACATTGGCTGATACATTGGCTTCTGCCTGGAAATGGCAAGAAAGACTGCGCGAACGCGGTATCCAATAA
- a CDS encoding HAD family hydrolase: MTKIKNIVFDLGGVLIDLSHDQAVRRFEEIGVVDAAQLLDPYEQKGIFLEVENGTITADEYCQKLREHTGKDLSYEEIKHAWLGFIVDVPQYKLGHLLKLREHYNVYLLSNTNPIIQEGWARTDQFSAAGRPIGDYFDKMYTSYEVGVTKPDRKIFDYMIADSGLIPSETLFVDDAKSNVEVGRNLGFQAYQPANGEDWREAVDKILNQ; this comes from the coding sequence ATGACAAAGATTAAAAACATTGTATTCGATCTGGGAGGAGTCCTGATCGATCTGAGCCATGATCAGGCAGTCCGTCGTTTTGAAGAGATCGGTGTAGTGGATGCAGCACAACTGCTTGATCCCTACGAGCAAAAAGGTATTTTCCTGGAAGTAGAGAACGGAACGATCACAGCCGACGAGTATTGCCAGAAATTGCGTGAACACACAGGAAAAGATTTATCTTATGAAGAGATAAAACATGCCTGGCTAGGTTTTATTGTCGATGTTCCTCAATACAAGCTCGGCCATCTGTTGAAACTCCGCGAACATTACAATGTTTATCTTTTAAGTAATACGAATCCGATCATTCAGGAAGGTTGGGCCCGGACCGATCAGTTCAGTGCTGCCGGACGTCCCATCGGGGATTATTTTGATAAGATGTATACTTCCTATGAGGTGGGCGTGACTAAGCCTGATCGAAAAATCTTTGATTATATGATTGCGGATAGCGGTCTTATCCCATCTGAAACTCTTTTCGTCGATGATGCGAAGAGTAACGTGGAGGTAGGCCGTAATCTTGGCTTTCAAGCCTATCAACCTGCGAATGGAGAGGACTGGCGTGAGGCAGTCGATAAGATATTGAATCAGTAA
- a CDS encoding peptidylprolyl isomerase, which produces MKQHLLAFVLILFTLISCTDKPLDPSKPVYVTVKTTMGDVTVMLYDDTPLHRDNFIKLCQSGEYEGMLFHRIIKDFVVQGGDPTSKAHEPGVLYGDGDGGYTVPAEILPNHFNKRGALIDAKEGDDVNPERASAGTQFCFVQGKVLSDAELDQKEARINEIRRNWLYYKFMDQLKKEDPSLAVESMETELTNRALIMVEDTLAELGPYVIPAEQREVYKTVGGVPHLDSSVTIFGEVVDGFDIVEKMSLVKTDKNDRPVHDVMIKSTKVFQK; this is translated from the coding sequence ATGAAACAACATCTATTAGCCTTTGTACTTATCTTGTTTACTCTTATATCCTGTACGGATAAACCGCTCGATCCCTCTAAACCCGTCTATGTGACAGTAAAAACGACGATGGGAGATGTAACCGTTATGTTGTATGACGATACGCCGCTGCATCGGGATAACTTTATCAAACTGTGCCAGTCCGGCGAATATGAAGGAATGTTGTTCCATCGCATTATCAAAGATTTTGTTGTGCAGGGCGGCGATCCTACAAGTAAAGCTCATGAACCTGGCGTATTATATGGCGATGGCGACGGAGGTTATACCGTTCCTGCCGAGATACTCCCGAACCATTTCAATAAACGTGGTGCCTTGATCGACGCTAAAGAAGGAGATGATGTGAATCCCGAACGCGCTTCAGCTGGCACTCAATTCTGCTTTGTACAGGGAAAAGTGCTGAGTGATGCCGAACTGGATCAGAAAGAAGCACGTATTAATGAAATCCGCCGCAATTGGCTATACTATAAATTTATGGATCAACTGAAGAAAGAAGATCCCTCATTGGCTGTCGAGTCGATGGAAACGGAACTGACCAATCGCGCTTTGATCATGGTGGAAGATACTTTAGCAGAACTGGGACCGTACGTTATTCCGGCCGAACAACGAGAGGTGTATAAAACGGTAGGAGGTGTTCCCCATCTGGATAGTTCGGTGACGATCTTCGGAGAAGTGGTTGATGGTTTTGATATTGTAGAGAAAATGTCGCTGGTGAAAACCGATAAGAATGACCGTCCCGTGCATGACGTCATGATCAAATCGACCAAGGTATTCCAGAAATAG
- a CDS encoding peptidase U32 family protein gives MSIKPRRIELLAPAKDLTCGIEAINHGADAVYIGAPKFGARAAAGNSLDDIRALCDYAHLYNARIYVALNTILREDELSEAEQLIRQLYQAGADALIVQDMGITRLNLPPIPLHASTQTDNRTPEKVKFLEAAGFTQVVLARELSLNEIRQISEQTTVPLEVFVHGALCVSYSGQCYLSAALSGRSANRGECAQYCRLPYSMVDANGTEIVHDKHLLSLKDMNRSDQLEALLDAGVSSLKIEGRLKDVTYVKNITAYYRKKLDAILARRPEYCRASAGTSRYTFEPVAEKSFNRGFTPFFLHERSKDITAFNTPKSLGEPVGTVKELKGNSFTVAGLKQLNNGDGLVFFNGRGELEGFRVNKVEANRVFPLDMPDIKPKTPLYRNFDQVFEKQLAKPSAERKLSVKIEFLDNSFGFTLVMEDETGARVMLTESFTKELARRDQADNIRTQLSKLGNTPFEASEIVVQMSENWFVPSSLLADMRRKAVEKLQADRAIRYQRELARKVEPTKEIPFPERQLTYLGNVSNSRATAFYKVHGVESVAEAFELKPEKDVPLMFTKHCLRYSMGWCPTYQKQKSPYKEPYYLLYKDTRLRLQFDCKRCQMLVYKAEE, from the coding sequence ATGTCAATCAAACCCCGTCGTATAGAACTCCTGGCTCCGGCAAAGGATTTAACATGTGGCATCGAAGCTATCAACCATGGTGCCGATGCCGTGTATATCGGTGCTCCCAAATTTGGTGCGCGTGCTGCTGCCGGAAATTCTTTGGACGATATCCGTGCCCTTTGTGATTATGCACATCTGTATAATGCCCGTATCTATGTGGCATTAAACACTATACTTCGTGAAGATGAATTATCGGAAGCAGAACAGTTGATCCGGCAACTTTACCAGGCCGGAGCCGATGCTCTGATCGTACAGGATATGGGGATTACCCGTTTGAACCTGCCGCCTATTCCTTTGCATGCCAGTACCCAGACGGATAACCGCACGCCGGAGAAGGTCAAGTTCCTGGAGGCTGCCGGATTTACACAGGTCGTTCTGGCACGTGAATTGTCACTGAACGAGATTCGTCAGATATCCGAACAGACGACTGTGCCGTTGGAGGTCTTTGTGCATGGTGCTTTATGTGTCAGTTACAGCGGTCAGTGTTATTTGAGCGCTGCGCTTAGCGGTCGAAGTGCCAATAGGGGGGAATGTGCTCAATATTGCCGTTTACCCTACTCAATGGTAGATGCGAATGGAACGGAGATCGTGCATGATAAGCATTTGTTGTCTCTTAAAGATATGAACCGTTCCGATCAGCTGGAAGCATTGCTCGATGCGGGTGTTTCGTCGTTGAAGATAGAAGGGCGGTTGAAAGATGTCACCTATGTAAAGAATATAACAGCTTATTACCGGAAGAAGCTGGATGCGATTCTGGCGCGTCGTCCGGAATATTGTCGTGCATCGGCAGGAACGAGTAGGTATACGTTTGAGCCGGTGGCAGAGAAGAGTTTTAACAGGGGATTCACTCCGTTTTTCCTGCATGAACGAAGCAAAGATATTACAGCATTCAATACGCCTAAGTCGCTGGGGGAACCGGTTGGAACAGTAAAAGAGCTGAAAGGAAACTCGTTTACAGTGGCTGGTCTGAAGCAGTTGAATAATGGCGATGGTCTGGTCTTTTTTAATGGCAGGGGTGAGCTGGAGGGTTTCCGTGTGAACAAGGTAGAAGCCAACCGTGTCTTTCCGCTGGATATGCCGGACATAAAGCCGAAGACACCTCTTTATCGTAATTTCGATCAGGTATTTGAAAAGCAGTTGGCAAAACCGTCTGCTGAGCGTAAGCTTTCTGTAAAGATAGAGTTTTTGGATAACTCTTTCGGCTTTACCTTAGTGATGGAAGATGAAACAGGTGCCCGCGTCATGCTTACTGAGTCATTTACTAAAGAATTAGCTCGTCGTGACCAGGCAGACAATATCCGTACCCAGCTTTCCAAATTAGGTAATACACCGTTCGAAGCCTCGGAGATTGTCGTACAGATGAGTGAGAACTGGTTTGTCCCTTCCTCTTTACTGGCGGATATGCGTCGTAAAGCAGTGGAGAAGTTACAGGCTGACCGTGCTATCCGTTATCAGCGGGAACTGGCACGTAAGGTAGAGCCAACAAAAGAGATTCCGTTCCCTGAAAGGCAATTAACTTATCTGGGAAATGTGTCGAACAGCCGGGCAACCGCTTTTTACAAGGTACATGGAGTAGAGAGTGTTGCCGAAGCATTCGAATTGAAGCCTGAAAAGGATGTTCCATTGATGTTTACCAAACATTGCCTGCGGTATAGTATGGGATGGTGTCCGACTTATCAAAAACAGAAATCTCCGTATAAGGAACCGTACTATCTGTTATATAAAGACACCCGGCTCCGCCTGCAGTTCGATTGCAAGCGGTGCCAGATGTTGGTGTATAAAGCGGAAGAATAA
- the metA gene encoding homoserine O-acetyltransferase MetA: protein MPLNLQKNLPAIELLKKEHIFVMDSLRASEQDIRPLRVVVLNLMPLKITTETDLIRLLSNTPLQVELDFMKIKGHTPKNTPIEHMQEFYKDFDEIEKDYYDGMIITGAPVEQMPFEDVSYWEEVTTIFDWARTHVTSTLYICWAAQAGLYHFYGVPKYDLPAKMFGVFRHTLREPSLQIFRGFDDEFYVPHSRHTEIRREDIRKVPELTLLSESEESGVYMAMSRGGREFYITGHSEYSPYTLSDEYIRDLNKGLPISVPHNYYRNNDPAQGPVVRWRGHANLLFTNWLNYYVYQETPFNIEDIKNLGSL, encoded by the coding sequence ATGCCATTAAATTTACAAAAGAATTTACCCGCTATTGAGCTTCTTAAAAAGGAACACATCTTTGTGATGGATTCCTTACGAGCTTCGGAACAGGATATCCGCCCTCTACGTGTGGTGGTATTAAACCTGATGCCGTTGAAGATAACAACGGAGACCGATCTGATCCGTTTGCTGAGTAATACACCTTTACAGGTTGAGCTTGACTTTATGAAGATAAAGGGCCATACTCCAAAGAATACCCCGATCGAACATATGCAGGAGTTTTATAAAGACTTCGACGAAATAGAGAAAGATTATTATGATGGAATGATCATTACCGGTGCGCCGGTAGAGCAGATGCCTTTTGAAGATGTGAGTTACTGGGAGGAAGTGACTACGATCTTTGACTGGGCACGCACGCATGTGACTTCTACATTATATATATGCTGGGCGGCACAGGCTGGGTTGTATCATTTCTATGGTGTTCCTAAATATGATTTGCCGGCGAAGATGTTCGGTGTTTTCCGTCATACGTTGCGGGAGCCTTCTTTACAGATATTCCGTGGATTCGATGATGAGTTTTATGTACCTCACAGTCGTCATACGGAGATCCGCCGTGAAGATATCCGTAAGGTACCGGAACTGACATTACTTTCCGAAAGTGAAGAGTCTGGCGTTTATATGGCGATGTCGCGTGGAGGACGTGAATTCTATATTACCGGACATTCGGAATATTCGCCTTATACATTGAGCGATGAATATATCCGCGACTTGAATAAGGGGCTTCCTATTTCGGTCCCTCACAACTATTATCGTAATAATGATCCGGCTCAGGGCCCGGTTGTCCGTTGGCGTGGTCATGCCAACCTGCTCTTTACGAACTGGCTGAATTATTATGTTTATCAGGAAACCCCATTCAATATCGAAGATATCAAAAACTTAGGAAGTCTGTAA